A genomic window from Camelus ferus isolate YT-003-E chromosome X, BCGSAC_Cfer_1.0, whole genome shotgun sequence includes:
- the KDM5C gene encoding lysine-specific demethylase 5C isoform X1, translating to MEPGSDDFLPPPECPVFEPSWAEFRDPLGYIAKIRPIAEKSGICKIRPPADWQPPFAVEVDNFRFTPRIQRLNELEAQTRVKLNYLDQIAKFWEIQGSSLKIPNVERRILDLYSLSKIVVEEGGYEAICKDRRWARVAQRLNYPPGKNIGSLLRSHYERIVYPYEMYQSGANLVQCNTRPFDNEEKDKEYKPHSIPLRQSVQPSKFNSYGRRAKRLQPDPEPTEEDIEKNPELKKLQIYGAGPKMMGLGLMAKDKTLRKKDKEGPECPPTVVVKEESGGDVKVESTSPKTFLESKEELSHSPEPCTKMTMRLRRNHSNAQFIESYVCRMCSRGDEDDKLLLCDGCDDNYHIFCLLPPLPEIPKGVWRCPKCVMAECKRPPEAFGFEQATREYTLQSFGEMADSFKADYFNMPVHMVPTELVEKEFWRLVNSIEEDVTVEYGADIHSKEFGSGFPVSDSKRHLTPEEEEYATSGWNLNVMPVLEQSVLCHINADISGMKVPWLYVGMVFSAFCWHIEDHWSYSINYLHWGEPKTWYGVPSLAAEHLEEVMKKLTPELFDSQPDLLHQLVTLMNPNTLMSHGVPVVRTNQCAGEFVITFPRAYHSGFNQGYNFAEAVNFCTADWLPAGRQCIEHYRRLRRYCVFSHEELICKMAACPEKLDLNLAAAVHKEMFIMVQEERRLRKALLEKGITEAEREAFELLPDDERQCIKCKTTCFLSALACYDCPDGLVCLSHINDLCKCSSSRQYLRYRYTLDELPAMLHKLKVRAESFDTWANKVRVALEVEDGRKRSLEELRALESEARERRFPNSELLQRLKNCLSEAEACVSRALGLVSGQEAGPHRVAGLQMTLAELRAFLDQMNNLPCAMHQIGDVQGILEQVEAYQAEAREALASLPSSPGLLQSLLERGRQLGVEVPEAQQLQRQVEQARWLDEVKRTLAPSARRGTLAVMRGLLVAGASVAPSPAVDKARAELQELLTIAERWEEKAHLCLEARQKHPPATLEAIIHEAENIPVHLPNIQALKEALAKARAWIADVDEIQNGDHYPCLDDLEGLVAVGRDLPVGLEELRQLELQVLTAHSWREKASKTFLKKNSCYTLLEVLCPCADAGSDSTKRSRWMEKELGLYKSDTELLGLSAQDLRDPGSVIVAFKEGEQKEKEGILQLRRTNSAKPSPLASSTTASSATSICVCGQVPAGVGALQCDLCQDWFHGRCVSVPRLLSSPRPGPTSSPLLAWWEWDTKFLCPLCMRSRRPRLETILALLVALQRLPVRLPEGEALQCLTERAISWQGRARQALASEDVTALLGRLAELRQRLQAEPRPEEPPTYPSAPASDPLREGSGKDMPKVQELLENGDSVISPEKVAPGEGSGKRDLELLSSLLPQLTGPVLELPEATRAPLEELMLEGDLLEVTLDENHSIWQLLQAGQPPDLERIRTLLELEKAERHGSRARGRALERRRRRKVDRGGEVDDPAREELEPKRVRSSGPEAEEAQEEEELEEETGGEGPPPPLPTAGSPSTQENQNGLEPALGASSGSSAPFSTLTPRLHVPCPQQPPQQQL from the exons GACTGGCAGCCACCCTTTGCTGTAGAAGTGGACAACTTCAGGTTTACTCCTCGAATCCAGAGGCTGAATGAACTAGAG GCCCAGACGAGAGTGAAACTGAACTACTTGGATCAGATTGCCAAATTCTGGGAAATCCAGGGCTCCTCCTTAAAGATTCCCAATGTAGAACGGCGGATCTTGGACCTCTACAGCCTCAGCAAA ATCGTTGTGGAGGAAGGTGGCTATGAAGCCATCTGCAAGGATCGTCGGTGGGCCCGGGTGGCCCAGCGCCTCAACTACCCACCGGGCAAAAACATTGGCTCCTTGCTGCGCTCCCACTATGAACGCATCGTTTACCCATATGAGATGTACCAGTCTGGAGCCAACCTGGTG CAGTGCAACACACGTCCATTTGATAATGAGGAGAAGGACAAGGAATACAAACCCCACAGTATCCCCCTTCGGCAGTCTGTGCAGCCTTCTAAGTTCAACAGCTATGGCCGGCGGGCTAAGAGACTGCAGCCTGAT CCGGAACCCACAGAGGAAGACATTGAAAAGAATCCTGAGCTGAAGAAGCTTCAGATCTATGGGGCAGGCCCCAAGATGATGGGCCTGGGCCTCATGGCCAAGGATAAGACTCTGCGGAAGAAAG aTAAGGAAGGGCCTGAGTGCCCCCCTACAGTAGTGGTGAAGGAGGAGTCAGGTGGGGATGTGAAAGTGGAGTCAACCTCACCCAAGACCTTCCTGGAAAGCAAGGAGGAGCTGAGTCACAGCCCAGAGCCCTGCACCAAGATGACCATGAGGCTGCGGAGGAACCACAGCAATGCCCAGTTT ATTGAGTCATATGTATGCCGGATGTGTTCCCGAGGGGATGAGGATGACAAGCTCCTGCTGTGTGATGGCTGTGATGACAACTACCACATCTTCTGCTTGTTGCCTCCTTTGCCTGAGATTCCCAAGGGTGTCTGGCGGTGCCCAAAATGTGTCATGGCG GAGTGTAAACGCCCCCCTGAAGCCTTTGGCTTTGAGCAGGCTACCCGGGAATACACTCTGCAGAGCTTTGGCGAGATGGCTGACTCCTTTAAAGCCGATTACTTCAACATGCCCGTACAC ATGGTGCCCACAGAACTCGTGGAGAAGGAATTCTGGCGGCTGGTGAATAGCATTGAGGAAGACGTGACTGTTGAGTATGGGGCTGACATCCATTCCAAAGAATTTGGTAGCGGTTTCCCTGTCAGTGACAGTAAGCGGCACTTAACACCTGAGGAGGAG GAGTATGCTACCAGTGGTTGGAACCTGAATGTGATGCCGGTGTTGGAGCAGTCCGTACTGTGCCACATTAATGCAGATATCTCTGGCATGAAGGTGCCCTGGCTCTACGTGGGCATGGTCTTCTCAGCCTTTTGCTGGCATATTGAGGATCACTGGAGTTACTCCATTAACTACCTCCACTG GGGTGAGCCGAAGACCTGGTATGGGGTACCCTCGCTTGCAGCAGAACATTTGGAAGAGGTGATGAAGAAGCTGACACCTGAGCTCTTTGATAGCCAGCCTGACCTTCTGCACCAACTTGTCACTCTCATGAATCCCAATACCCTCATGTCCCATGGCGTGCCG GTTGTTCGCACAAACCAGTGTGCAGGAGAATTCGTCATTACCTTCCCTCGTGCTTACCACAGTGGCTTCAACCAAGGCTACAACTTTGCTGAGGCCGTCAACTTTTGCACTGCTGACTGG CTGCCGGCTGGGCGCCAGTGCATTGAGCACTACCGCCGGCTCCGAAGATACTGCGTCTTCTCCCATGAGGAGCTCATCTGCAAGATGGCTGCCTGTCCAGAGAAGCTGGACCTGAACCTTGCAGCAGCTGTGCACAAGGAAATGTTCATCATGGTGCAGGAGGAGCGGCGTCTACGAAAGGCGCTGCTAGAGAAG GGCATCACGGAAGCTGAGCGAGAGGCTTTTGAGCTGCTCCCGGATGATGAGCGCCAGTGCATCAAGTGCAAGACCACGTGCTTTCTATCAGCCCTGGCCTGCTATGACTGCCCAGACGGCCTTGTCTGCCTTTCCCACATCAATGACCTCTGCAAGTGCTCCAGTAGCCGGCAGTACCTGCG GTATCGGTACACCTTGGATGAGCTCCCTGCCATGCTCCATAAGCTGAAGGTCCGGGCTGAGTCCTTTGACACCTGGGCCAACAAAGTGCGAGTGGCCCTGGAGGTGGAGGATGGGCGGAAGCGCA gCCTTGAAGAGCTGAGAGCACTGGAGTCTGAGGCCCGTGAGCGGAGGTTTCCTAACAGTGAGCTGCTGCAGCGACTCAAGAACTGCCTGAGTGAGGCAGAGGCTTGTGTGTCCCGGGCTCTGGGGCTGGTCAGCGGCCAGGAAGCTGG CCCCCACAGGGTAGCTGGTCTACAGATGACCCTGGCTGAGCTCCGGGCCTTTCTGGACCAGATGAACAACCTGCCTTGTGCCATGCACCAGATTGGGGATGTCCAG GGTATTCTGGAACAGGTGGAGGCCTACCAGGCTGAGGCCCGTGAGGCCCTGGCCTCACTGCCCTCCAGTCCAGGGCTCTTGCAGTCCCTGTTGGAGAGGGGGCggcagctgggggtggaggtACCTGAGGCCCAGCAGCTCCAGCGGCAGGTGGAACAGGCGCGATGGCTGGATGAGGTGAAACGCACACTGGCCCCCTCAGCCCGAAGGGGTACCCTGGCTGTCATGCGGGGACTGTTGGTCGCGGGTGCCAGTGTAGCCCCTAGCCCTGCTGTGGACAAGGCCCGAGCCGAACTGCAGGAGCTGCTGACCATTGCTGAACGCTGGGAGGAAAAGGCCCACCTTTGCCTGGAGGCCAG GCAGAAGCATCCACCAGCCACGCTTGAGGCCATAATTCATGAGGCAGAAAACATCCCTGTTCACCTGCCCAACATCCAGGCTCTAAAGGAGGCTCTTGCTAAGGCCCGGGCCTGGATTGCTGATGTGGACGAGATCCAA AATGGTGATCACTACCCCTGCCTGGATGACTTGGAGGGCCTGGTGGCTGTGGGCCGGGACCTACCTGTGGGGTTAGAGGAGCTGAGACAGCTAGAGCTGCAGGTACTGACAGCGCACTCCTGGAGGGAGAAGGCCTCCAAGACCTTCCTCAAGAAGAATTCTTGCTACACTCTGCTGGAG GTGCTCTGCCCGTGTGCAGACGCCGGCTCAGACAGCACCAAGCGCAGCCGGTGGATGGAGAAGGAGCTGGGGTTGTACAAATCTGACACAGAGCTGCTGGGGCTGTCTGCGCAGGacctcagggacccaggctctgtG ATCGTGGCCTTTAAGGAGGGGgaacagaaggagaaggaaggaatccTGCAGCTGCGTCGCACCAACTCCGCCAAGCCCAGTCCACTGGCATCGTCGACCACAGCTTCCTCTGCAACCTCCATCTGTGTGTGTGGGCAGGTGCCGGCCGGGGTGGGAGCTCTGCAGTGTGACCTGTGTCAGGACTGGTTCCATGGGCGATGTGTGTCGGTACCCCGCCTCCTCAGTTCCCCAAGGCCTGGTCCCACCTCATCCCCACTGCTGGCCTGGTGGGAGTGGGACACTAAATTCTTGTGTCCGCTGTGCATGCGCTCACGGCGCCCGCGCCTGGAGACCATCCTGGCACTGCTGGTAGCGCTGCAGAGACTGCCTGTGCGGCTGCCTGAGGGCGAGGCCCTACAGTGCCTCACAGAGAGAGCCATCAGCTGGCAAGGCCGTGCCAGGCAGGCTCTAGCCTCTGAGGATGTGACTGCTCTGTTGGGACGGCTGGCCGAGCTTCGCCAGCGGCTGCAGGCTGAACCCAGGCCCGAGGAGCCCCCTACCTACCCTTCAGCCCCTGCCTCTGACCCTCTCAGAGAAGGCAGTGGCAAGGATATGCCTAAG GTGCAGGAGTTACTGGAGAACGGAGACAGCGTGATCAGTCCTGAGAAGGTAGCCCCGGGGGAGGGCTCAGGTAAGAGAG ACCTGGAGCTGCTGTCCTCACTGTTGCCACAGTTGACTGGCCCTGTATTGGAGCTGCCTGAGGCAACCCGAGCTCCCCTGGAGGAGCTCATGTTGGAGGGGGATCTGCTTGAGGTGACCCTGGATGAGAACCACAGCATCTGGCAGCTGCTGCAGGCTGGACAGCCTCCAGACCTGGAGCGGATTCGCACACTtctggag CTGGAGAAGGCAGAGCGCCATGGGAGCCGAGCACGGGGCCGGGCACTggagaggcggcggcggcggaagGTGGACCGGGGTGGGGAGGTCGATGACCCAGCCCGAGAGGAGCTAGAGCCAAAGAGGGTACGGAGCTCAGGGCCAGAGGCCgaggaggcccaggaggaggaggagctggaggaggagactgggggtgagggcccccccccacccctgcccaccgcCGGCAGCCCCAGCACCCAGGAGAACCAGAATGGCTTGGAGCCAGCACTAGGGGCCAGTTCAGGCTCCTCGGCCCCTTTCTCCACTTTGACTCCCCGGCTGCA
- the KDM5C gene encoding lysine-specific demethylase 5C isoform X4 — protein sequence MEPGSDDFLPPPECPVFEPSWAEFRDPLGYIAKIRPIAEKSGICKIRPPADWQPPFAVEVDNFRFTPRIQRLNELEAQTRVKLNYLDQIAKFWEIQGSSLKIPNVERRILDLYSLSKIVVEEGGYEAICKDRRWARVAQRLNYPPGKNIGSLLRSHYERIVYPYEMYQSGANLVCNTRPFDNEEKDKEYKPHSIPLRQSVQPSKFNSYGRRAKRLQPDPEPTEEDIEKNPELKKLQIYGAGPKMMGLGLMAKDKTLRKKDKEGPECPPTVVVKEESGGDVKVESTSPKTFLESKEELSHSPEPCTKMTMRLRRNHSNAQFIESYVCRMCSRGDEDDKLLLCDGCDDNYHIFCLLPPLPEIPKGVWRCPKCVMAECKRPPEAFGFEQATREYTLQSFGEMADSFKADYFNMPVHMVPTELVEKEFWRLVNSIEEDVTVEYGADIHSKEFGSGFPVSDSKRHLTPEEEEYATSGWNLNVMPVLEQSVLCHINADISGMKVPWLYVGMVFSAFCWHIEDHWSYSINYLHWGEPKTWYGVPSLAAEHLEEVMKKLTPELFDSQPDLLHQLVTLMNPNTLMSHGVPVVRTNQCAGEFVITFPRAYHSGFNQGYNFAEAVNFCTADWLPAGRQCIEHYRRLRRYCVFSHEELICKMAACPEKLDLNLAAAVHKEMFIMVQEERRLRKALLEKGITEAEREAFELLPDDERQCIKCKTTCFLSALACYDCPDGLVCLSHINDLCKCSSSRQYLRYRYTLDELPAMLHKLKVRAESFDTWANKVRVALEVEDGRKRSLEELRALESEARERRFPNSELLQRLKNCLSEAEACVSRALGLVSGQEAGPHRVAGLQMTLAELRAFLDQMNNLPCAMHQIGDVQGILEQVEAYQAEAREALASLPSSPGLLQSLLERGRQLGVEVPEAQQLQRQVEQARWLDEVKRTLAPSARRGTLAVMRGLLVAGASVAPSPAVDKARAELQELLTIAERWEEKAHLCLEARQKHPPATLEAIIHEAENIPVHLPNIQALKEALAKARAWIADVDEIQNGDHYPCLDDLEGLVAVGRDLPVGLEELRQLELQVLTAHSWREKASKTFLKKNSCYTLLEVLCPCADAGSDSTKRSRWMEKELGLYKSDTELLGLSAQDLRDPGSVIVAFKEGEQKEKEGILQLRRTNSAKPSPLASSTTASSATSICVCGQVPAGVGALQCDLCQDWFHGRCVSVPRLLSSPRPGPTSSPLLAWWEWDTKFLCPLCMRSRRPRLETILALLVALQRLPVRLPEGEALQCLTERAISWQGRARQALASEDVTALLGRLAELRQRLQAEPRPEEPPTYPSAPASDPLREGSGKDMPKVQELLENGDSVISPEKVAPGEGSDLELLSSLLPQLTGPVLELPEATRAPLEELMLEGDLLEVTLDENHSIWQLLQAGQPPDLERIRTLLELEKAERHGSRARGRALERRRRRKVDRGGEVDDPAREELEPKRVRSSGPEAEEAQEEEELEEETGGEGPPPPLPTAGSPSTQENQNGLEPALGASSGSSAPFSTLTPRLHVPCPQQPPQQQL from the exons GACTGGCAGCCACCCTTTGCTGTAGAAGTGGACAACTTCAGGTTTACTCCTCGAATCCAGAGGCTGAATGAACTAGAG GCCCAGACGAGAGTGAAACTGAACTACTTGGATCAGATTGCCAAATTCTGGGAAATCCAGGGCTCCTCCTTAAAGATTCCCAATGTAGAACGGCGGATCTTGGACCTCTACAGCCTCAGCAAA ATCGTTGTGGAGGAAGGTGGCTATGAAGCCATCTGCAAGGATCGTCGGTGGGCCCGGGTGGCCCAGCGCCTCAACTACCCACCGGGCAAAAACATTGGCTCCTTGCTGCGCTCCCACTATGAACGCATCGTTTACCCATATGAGATGTACCAGTCTGGAGCCAACCTGGTG TGCAACACACGTCCATTTGATAATGAGGAGAAGGACAAGGAATACAAACCCCACAGTATCCCCCTTCGGCAGTCTGTGCAGCCTTCTAAGTTCAACAGCTATGGCCGGCGGGCTAAGAGACTGCAGCCTGAT CCGGAACCCACAGAGGAAGACATTGAAAAGAATCCTGAGCTGAAGAAGCTTCAGATCTATGGGGCAGGCCCCAAGATGATGGGCCTGGGCCTCATGGCCAAGGATAAGACTCTGCGGAAGAAAG aTAAGGAAGGGCCTGAGTGCCCCCCTACAGTAGTGGTGAAGGAGGAGTCAGGTGGGGATGTGAAAGTGGAGTCAACCTCACCCAAGACCTTCCTGGAAAGCAAGGAGGAGCTGAGTCACAGCCCAGAGCCCTGCACCAAGATGACCATGAGGCTGCGGAGGAACCACAGCAATGCCCAGTTT ATTGAGTCATATGTATGCCGGATGTGTTCCCGAGGGGATGAGGATGACAAGCTCCTGCTGTGTGATGGCTGTGATGACAACTACCACATCTTCTGCTTGTTGCCTCCTTTGCCTGAGATTCCCAAGGGTGTCTGGCGGTGCCCAAAATGTGTCATGGCG GAGTGTAAACGCCCCCCTGAAGCCTTTGGCTTTGAGCAGGCTACCCGGGAATACACTCTGCAGAGCTTTGGCGAGATGGCTGACTCCTTTAAAGCCGATTACTTCAACATGCCCGTACAC ATGGTGCCCACAGAACTCGTGGAGAAGGAATTCTGGCGGCTGGTGAATAGCATTGAGGAAGACGTGACTGTTGAGTATGGGGCTGACATCCATTCCAAAGAATTTGGTAGCGGTTTCCCTGTCAGTGACAGTAAGCGGCACTTAACACCTGAGGAGGAG GAGTATGCTACCAGTGGTTGGAACCTGAATGTGATGCCGGTGTTGGAGCAGTCCGTACTGTGCCACATTAATGCAGATATCTCTGGCATGAAGGTGCCCTGGCTCTACGTGGGCATGGTCTTCTCAGCCTTTTGCTGGCATATTGAGGATCACTGGAGTTACTCCATTAACTACCTCCACTG GGGTGAGCCGAAGACCTGGTATGGGGTACCCTCGCTTGCAGCAGAACATTTGGAAGAGGTGATGAAGAAGCTGACACCTGAGCTCTTTGATAGCCAGCCTGACCTTCTGCACCAACTTGTCACTCTCATGAATCCCAATACCCTCATGTCCCATGGCGTGCCG GTTGTTCGCACAAACCAGTGTGCAGGAGAATTCGTCATTACCTTCCCTCGTGCTTACCACAGTGGCTTCAACCAAGGCTACAACTTTGCTGAGGCCGTCAACTTTTGCACTGCTGACTGG CTGCCGGCTGGGCGCCAGTGCATTGAGCACTACCGCCGGCTCCGAAGATACTGCGTCTTCTCCCATGAGGAGCTCATCTGCAAGATGGCTGCCTGTCCAGAGAAGCTGGACCTGAACCTTGCAGCAGCTGTGCACAAGGAAATGTTCATCATGGTGCAGGAGGAGCGGCGTCTACGAAAGGCGCTGCTAGAGAAG GGCATCACGGAAGCTGAGCGAGAGGCTTTTGAGCTGCTCCCGGATGATGAGCGCCAGTGCATCAAGTGCAAGACCACGTGCTTTCTATCAGCCCTGGCCTGCTATGACTGCCCAGACGGCCTTGTCTGCCTTTCCCACATCAATGACCTCTGCAAGTGCTCCAGTAGCCGGCAGTACCTGCG GTATCGGTACACCTTGGATGAGCTCCCTGCCATGCTCCATAAGCTGAAGGTCCGGGCTGAGTCCTTTGACACCTGGGCCAACAAAGTGCGAGTGGCCCTGGAGGTGGAGGATGGGCGGAAGCGCA gCCTTGAAGAGCTGAGAGCACTGGAGTCTGAGGCCCGTGAGCGGAGGTTTCCTAACAGTGAGCTGCTGCAGCGACTCAAGAACTGCCTGAGTGAGGCAGAGGCTTGTGTGTCCCGGGCTCTGGGGCTGGTCAGCGGCCAGGAAGCTGG CCCCCACAGGGTAGCTGGTCTACAGATGACCCTGGCTGAGCTCCGGGCCTTTCTGGACCAGATGAACAACCTGCCTTGTGCCATGCACCAGATTGGGGATGTCCAG GGTATTCTGGAACAGGTGGAGGCCTACCAGGCTGAGGCCCGTGAGGCCCTGGCCTCACTGCCCTCCAGTCCAGGGCTCTTGCAGTCCCTGTTGGAGAGGGGGCggcagctgggggtggaggtACCTGAGGCCCAGCAGCTCCAGCGGCAGGTGGAACAGGCGCGATGGCTGGATGAGGTGAAACGCACACTGGCCCCCTCAGCCCGAAGGGGTACCCTGGCTGTCATGCGGGGACTGTTGGTCGCGGGTGCCAGTGTAGCCCCTAGCCCTGCTGTGGACAAGGCCCGAGCCGAACTGCAGGAGCTGCTGACCATTGCTGAACGCTGGGAGGAAAAGGCCCACCTTTGCCTGGAGGCCAG GCAGAAGCATCCACCAGCCACGCTTGAGGCCATAATTCATGAGGCAGAAAACATCCCTGTTCACCTGCCCAACATCCAGGCTCTAAAGGAGGCTCTTGCTAAGGCCCGGGCCTGGATTGCTGATGTGGACGAGATCCAA AATGGTGATCACTACCCCTGCCTGGATGACTTGGAGGGCCTGGTGGCTGTGGGCCGGGACCTACCTGTGGGGTTAGAGGAGCTGAGACAGCTAGAGCTGCAGGTACTGACAGCGCACTCCTGGAGGGAGAAGGCCTCCAAGACCTTCCTCAAGAAGAATTCTTGCTACACTCTGCTGGAG GTGCTCTGCCCGTGTGCAGACGCCGGCTCAGACAGCACCAAGCGCAGCCGGTGGATGGAGAAGGAGCTGGGGTTGTACAAATCTGACACAGAGCTGCTGGGGCTGTCTGCGCAGGacctcagggacccaggctctgtG ATCGTGGCCTTTAAGGAGGGGgaacagaaggagaaggaaggaatccTGCAGCTGCGTCGCACCAACTCCGCCAAGCCCAGTCCACTGGCATCGTCGACCACAGCTTCCTCTGCAACCTCCATCTGTGTGTGTGGGCAGGTGCCGGCCGGGGTGGGAGCTCTGCAGTGTGACCTGTGTCAGGACTGGTTCCATGGGCGATGTGTGTCGGTACCCCGCCTCCTCAGTTCCCCAAGGCCTGGTCCCACCTCATCCCCACTGCTGGCCTGGTGGGAGTGGGACACTAAATTCTTGTGTCCGCTGTGCATGCGCTCACGGCGCCCGCGCCTGGAGACCATCCTGGCACTGCTGGTAGCGCTGCAGAGACTGCCTGTGCGGCTGCCTGAGGGCGAGGCCCTACAGTGCCTCACAGAGAGAGCCATCAGCTGGCAAGGCCGTGCCAGGCAGGCTCTAGCCTCTGAGGATGTGACTGCTCTGTTGGGACGGCTGGCCGAGCTTCGCCAGCGGCTGCAGGCTGAACCCAGGCCCGAGGAGCCCCCTACCTACCCTTCAGCCCCTGCCTCTGACCCTCTCAGAGAAGGCAGTGGCAAGGATATGCCTAAG GTGCAGGAGTTACTGGAGAACGGAGACAGCGTGATCAGTCCTGAGAAGGTAGCCCCGGGGGAGGGCTCAG ACCTGGAGCTGCTGTCCTCACTGTTGCCACAGTTGACTGGCCCTGTATTGGAGCTGCCTGAGGCAACCCGAGCTCCCCTGGAGGAGCTCATGTTGGAGGGGGATCTGCTTGAGGTGACCCTGGATGAGAACCACAGCATCTGGCAGCTGCTGCAGGCTGGACAGCCTCCAGACCTGGAGCGGATTCGCACACTtctggag CTGGAGAAGGCAGAGCGCCATGGGAGCCGAGCACGGGGCCGGGCACTggagaggcggcggcggcggaagGTGGACCGGGGTGGGGAGGTCGATGACCCAGCCCGAGAGGAGCTAGAGCCAAAGAGGGTACGGAGCTCAGGGCCAGAGGCCgaggaggcccaggaggaggaggagctggaggaggagactgggggtgagggcccccccccacccctgcccaccgcCGGCAGCCCCAGCACCCAGGAGAACCAGAATGGCTTGGAGCCAGCACTAGGGGCCAGTTCAGGCTCCTCGGCCCCTTTCTCCACTTTGACTCCCCGGCTGCA